TCAGGATAAATATATACACGTTCAAAATTGCGACTACTATAACCACCCGGTGCATTAACCCATGCCCCTGGAGTAAATTCACTTCGTCCTGAGCTTGGATTGTAGCCGCATGTAACTAATGTCTCGGTTCGTGATGGCATTGCGCCAACCCAAATTCCTGCACCGTAAATATAAAAATTTCCACTTCCTTTGGGCCATTCACCACCCGGCCTTCCAATGCCGTACCCGAAAGTTCCATAATTTGTAATTGGAATTCGCCACTGATTTTTGCCATACCATTTAAAATCTAACAACCGATTAAACCGTGGGGCCTCTTCTTTAGTTCGTGCCGATAAAATATTTACAGACAATGTAAATACTAACGTTACACCTATTATAATGTTAACGTTTTTTAACTTCATAAACTCCTCCTAAAATTCAAAATCAATTCCAAACCGGATCTGACGCGGTGCTCCGTAGTTCATAGGGTTATTAACAAAGTCTCGCCACGCAGTTAGGTAGGACACATATTCCTCATAATCATCAACAATACCATTAGAATTGATATCTCGAGCTGGATGATAACTGGAATAAAGTAGTGTCACATCATCATTAGGATTGATTGGTCTTGTGGCATAAGTATAAGCGTTACCGTCATCGTCTGGTCGGCCAGTATATCCATAAACCCATTCGATATTTTTTGTATCAAACAAGTTAATAATATCGCAGGTAAGATTAAATTTAATTTTACCAATCGTGATACCTTTCACGAGTTTCAGGTCAGTTGACCAACGCGGTGGCATTCGTAACGAGTTCTTTTCTCCAGTTCTCCGGCCACTATTAAGACCTTGGCGTAATTCAGCTTCGCGTGGTGTATATGGCAGTCCGGAACCATAATTAAATAACATGGTCGCCTTAAGATTTCGTGCCAAGACAATGAAATAATCCGCAGGTAAATCGACACCAAGATCGAGCTTTAAAGAATGGCGCTCATCAAAATCTAATGTATACTCTCGTTTGGGAGGTTCCATTTCGCGTCCACTTACCGGATCAACTCCGTACGCATAGCGTTCATAATAATATTCATAGCCGTAAGAGGCGGTACCTTTAGCATAAGAAAGCCCATAAGACAATCGACCTGACCAATAATTGGCAAGTTGTTTTATTAAGCCGATTTCAATACCTCGAACATTTCCGTATTCTTCATTACAGATTGGATAATACCCGGTAGGCACGGCAGGTATAAATCGAATGCCGATAAGGTCGTAGATATCTTTATAATACGCGGTAAAATCTAATGCGGTTACGGTAGAAAGTAATACTTCTGAGCCAACTTCATAAGCTACGGTCTGCTGAGCTCGGAGATCCGGATTTCCAATTATCATATTACCACGAGAATAGGCAAGCTGAGTTATGTTATCAAACAAATATCGATAGGCTGGTGTCTGATAAAAATGACCGTAGGAAAATCGAAACTTTGCCTTTTCTCCAATGGGGAAGGAAATTCCCAATCTGGGTGAAAATTTATATTTTATCTGCGCCCGAACCATTGTCGGATCTTCAATATTGGTCGGATTTGCTCGCTTGTAGGCTTTAGGATCTAAATAATCTAGTCGAACCCCTACCCGCACTACCAGATCTTCGAAATCCATTCGGTCTTGGATAAAAACTGCCAGATTAACTGGTCGATAATTATAAAAATCATAAAATGGATTAGGATCCCAGGGTAAAGAATTATATCGCCTAAAAAGAAAATTGTTACGTAATTCGAAACCGGTTTTAAATTCATGTACTTTTCCGATATTGTGGGTCAAATCGCCTTTTATCGTATGTACCCGTGAACCATGGAAAAGGAAATAGCGGTAGTCGCCGACACCATAAAAAAGATTACTAACACCAAACGGATTGTTGACAACATTATTACGCTGCTGCTGATAACCGGGCAGGATGCCGCTTATTGTTCGCTCGGTCGTATCGGCCCGAACAGCATCTAGGGCCTTAAACTGATAATCCTGCCAGAATTTCCAACCAAAAGTATAACCAAGCGCTCGTTCCTTTTCTAAATCACGAACCGCAATAACGCGCTCGTCCCAGAAGTATCCATAGCGAATCGTGTAAAAGGTGTTTTTTGAAATCATATGATTGACGGAAAGCCCAGCCTTACGAACTCGCTCTTGACGAGACAAGAAATGATCAAGATGATATTTAAATCCAATGTGGTTTAACGCTCCAGAGCCTTCTCGTTCTGATGGATACTGTTCCCATTGTTCCCGAGACAGAAATCCATCAGTGGTTAACTTCAATCCGGTGAGTTTTTGGGGAATGTAAGTAAGCTTTGTCGTAACTTTGTAGTCTTGACGGTTCTGATGAGGTAGCTTAAATTTTCTTGGTGCGTAATCTTCGGCAATAAAGACTTCGCCAGAAAGAAAATATTTCATTTTGTTAATCGGCAGAGGTCCGCCAATTGAGACTTCCGCGCGATTGTACCCAAAATTAACCGGCTCGGGTAAAAAGGCATCGGAAGTATATTTGGCTCTTAAGGAAAAATTGTCGCGTCCTTCTCTGGTAACCACAGAAACAATACCAGACATCGCTTCGCCATACTCAGCATCAAAACCGCCTGAGATCACTAATACTTCCGCAGTTGCTTGGGGATTAATTCGTGCCGCTGAATAGCCATATAATGGATCAGTAGTTGCGATACCGTCTACAAAATATACGATTTCGTCAGGTCGACCACCCCGCAAATGGGTACCATAGGTTGGACTTTGCACCACGCCGGCTGATAAATTTACAATTGCACCTAAGGAAGCTACAGGTAGTCGATCAAATTCGTCTTTGGTAATTACCCGTTGAGTAGCAGCCTGGGTTCGGACGATTAAGGGACGCTCAGCTGAAACCTCAACAGCGCCTACTGGAATAACCGTTGAACGCAAAGTAAAATTGACTGTTATTGTTTGGTCCGAAATCACCAAAACATCGCTCATCCGTACCGGTTCGTATCCGACATAGCTGGCTACAATTGTATGAAGACCAGCTGGCACATTAGTTATTAAATAAAAACCGTTGTTGTCAGTAGCAGCACCTAAAGGAGTGCCTTCGATTATTATATTTACTCCCACTAAGGGTTGCTTGGTATCAGCATCAATTACTCGACCAATAATTCGTCCAGTTTCGCCCGCAAAGACTAAATTTAATCCCAAGATTATTAATAATATACTTATTACCACGAAGATTTTGTTCATACACACCCTCCTTTAATCACTCACTTTAATTGGTAGTGCCCAAACTGTTTTGGGCCACAGATTTCGCATCGGATAGGCTAGCCCGCTTAATCCGAAAACTTCAACATAAAGATGATTTAATCCCAATTCTGAAAAACCGATCTTGGTAGTAGCTACGTTGTTGGACACGGGTAAAAAATACTTAGGGCTTAATTGGCTGCGACCATAACTAACATATACCAAATAGTCATCACTACCACTTAACGTAATTCTTAATTCCACCGAATCACCTTGAAGTACAGTATATAGAGAGTCGATCTTAAAAAGATTCATAATACCGCGCCGATTATGGGTTGGCGTGTAGCGAAATGTATCCGTTTCTCCTGAGCTCTTTTTAAGGATAATGTTACTGATGGTCGGAGCTAGGGAATTATCAGGCAGATAAGAACCAAAACCTGTTAGATAACCTAGGAAATATCGCGTCGCACCGTTTTCTTTTCTTAGTTCTAAAAAGCGACGTGCTTTATATCCAAAATGCCATTCGGCCTCGCGCGGACTAAAGAAATCTTTGCTAATTGATACTGCATAATAGCTAATTGTTGTCTCGGGTGGTGTTACGGTAGTATCAATTATGGTATCAGGGGCAAACCGAATCCGCCACACACTGTCCACGCCAACGACCGCAATACAATCAGCCGAATCTTGATAGGTTACATAGCAGAATGTATCGCGGGTCTCGATGGAGTCGTTTTTTCGACCAAAGATATACTCAATATATAGCGGACGTTCGGTAATTGCATAGCGAAACCCATTAAATTTTGCTATCTTGATTAAACTTTCAATCGGAGTTGTGCGGCGTGCGGTATCTGATGGCACAAGACCTATCGTGATATTTAAAGAATAGTTATGGTCTTGGATCACTTTAAGTCCATTAATACTATCCCGCCAAGCGGCTAGAACCTGGTTCACAGCCAGTGAATCTTCCCGAGTTTCCCAGGGCCAACGCATAAAACTTTCGTGTTCACACGAAACAATCAAAAATCCTGCCAACAACCATATCACTCCAAAAAGAAAAAAATATCTTTTATACATAAAGCTCCTTCTTTTCGGATACCACAAAAGATTTTAAAGAAAATGCTACGGGGGGACCGTATAGGGGACCGTGGTCCCCCCGTATTTTTTAATTGGTGCGGATAACTTTAGATGATGCGCGAGCAGTCGGCGTGCTTAGATTTATGAAGTAGACCCCATGACCAACAAGATCGCCATTAGCATCTCGGCCGTCCCAGGTTACCGTGGCTTCTCCCGGGCCTTGGGTACCGGAAACTAGATTCTTAATTGGGCGACCTAAAATGTCATAAACGGTGAGGTCAACATAACTTCGGGCTGGGATGGAATAGGTGATGGTAGTCTTTGAGGAAGTGGGATTAGGACTGATTGACTTTAGGGAGAATGTATAAGTTAGTAGCGACGAATTCTCTTCAATCGCGGCCGGTAAACTATTCCGATGGAAACGATGGAGTACTACCGGATTACGAGTTGTCGGTCCCTGGCTATAAAGTTCAAATCCGGCAACCGAGTCAATTACATATTGAACAAATACGGTATCATCTTTTACACCGCCAACGCACGGGAAACGTTTAGAGGTAGTATTAGGATCGGTTATCCGGCCCTTGCGGGTTACGGTTTGACCGTTATTGCTAACCTCGGCAACCCAGATATCAGCCCGGGCCAGACTTGTTGTAGGCTCATAATTAAGGGAATCAAATTGTTCCCAGGCGACATAAAACTTGCCATCGGCTGCTTGCACAATTGATGGTCGGCAGGCAAAAGTTGCATTATATCCTACCGGGGCATTTAAGGTGTCGGCGTCGTAATGGTGGATTAGAGTCCAGGGATTAGGATTTCCGGACTGAGGACTGTAAAGCCAAATCTGGGACGGTATTGTATAACCAGAAGTCCCCTCATAATGCATTACTGAGGCCACAATTCTTAGATTGTCTTGATTGTCGAACATTGCAAACAGTGATGAAATATGATAACAAGGATTGACACCATACATTGAGGGCGGGAATGGTAATTGAACCTCTGGTTGCCAGGTTAAGCCCCCATCCAGGGACACTCGGTAGAATGCCCGCTCCGGATACGGATCCTCCGAACACTCCCACAAAATAACTACCTTGTTTGAGGTTTTTGAGGCGGCAATATTGTGATCTGGGAAAAGCGGGGCACTACCTTCGCTATGGATCCTAATCGGTGTTGACCAAGTTCCCCATGGTTGACAACGAGTATACCATAAAGAATCCTGAGATGTTGCATCAACACAAGCGACATGAAGTGCCTGGTTATTACTCACAGCCACCGCCGGCCATTGATAACCGCTCGGGCCATTAGAATATTGGAAAAGGCCACCACCGGGCATAATATCGTTGGCAGCAACCGGTGTTAAAACACCACCAACCGATTGGTGAGTCAAACCTACACCGCATCCGGTAACTGGGTCGTAATCAAAGCTTCCAAAACCGCTTCGAGATGAATACACGTTAATTCCTTCATTAGGCCAGTTCCAAGTCCTTGTCGTAAAATCATAAAAATTATATCTTTGATTACGATCGGTTGCTGGATTAAAATTGGAAAACATCCAATAACAATGAAGCCCTTCAACTCCAGTTGTGGGACAATACCGGCAGTGCGAGTAAACCGGCCCATTATATTGCCAGTCGTAAGTCGTGTATCCGACTACATCTTGACGGCCAATAATTGGCATAAGCTCAGTGGAATTAGAATTTGCGACATTAGCGACTCCCAAATTAGTGCGATTGTCTTCAATGTTAGGCAGTACCGTTTGTACCTTCGTTAAATTGTTGTTTGTGGCATATAATAACGCTCCAATAACAATTGCTAACAACCATATTTTTCTCATAAGTCTCCTCCTCCTTTATTTAAAATTAATGAGCACACCGGCTTTTGGTTCCTATGCACCTCCTTTCTTTGAATTATTTTTTGTTTCATTGTTTTTATTTTAAGCGGAATTTAAACGGGATTGAAACCCAGACGCGAACATATTGGTCGCGCTGTTTCGCTGGCGTGAAGACAGCATTCCGCGCCGCCTCTAGTGCTGCTTGATCAAGTGAGGAGTTCCCAGAGGACTTTTGAATTTCGACATCAATTATGCGCCCATCAACATCGACCAGGGCCTTAACAACCACATCGCCTTCAATGCCGGCCTGTTTGGCTAGCTCTGGGTAATTAGGCTTGGGGATATTAACCGGCTGTGGCTTAACTTCGACTGACCAGAAGGGAACAATCGGAATATCAGTTTCAGTCGGTTTTTTGATTATTTCTTGAAATTCAGTTTTTTCGATTGTTGTTGCCTCTACCTCTTCAGGTGTTTCGGCCGCAACCGGCAGCTTAGGCCGTTCCACCGGTGGCGGTTCAGCAAGTTTTTCTAATTCTGGTGGTAGCTCTTCAGCAATTGTTGCCACTTCTTTCTTTAGTTCGTAAGCCTTATATACAAATTCTTTAGGCAATACCAAAAACACAATATTTACAAGAGCTAGGGCTATGACGGTGCTGATTCTTACGGCCAGTCCATAATAACTGTCCCAATCAAATGTTCGGTTCATAGGCCCTCACTACCTCTTAGCAAATTCAGTTGCAAAAGTAATTTTTAAGGCCCCAGCTTCCCTTAAGGCCTCTAAAATATCTGAAACCTTGCCATATTCCACTTCCTCATCAGCTCGAACCACCATAATGAGTTCCGGATTATCGTCTAATTTACCGCGGGTTACCGCAATCACCCCATTTAAGTCTAAAAGATTATCATTAATCGAAATCCGGCCGGCTCGGTCAAGCCATACATGGGCGACATTACGCCGTTTTAAAATTCTCTCCGTAGCCAAGGCCTTAGGCAAAGTAAGCTTAAGGCCGACTTCGGTTCTAAACACCGTTGTGAGCATAAAAAAGATAATTAACAAAAAAGCAATATCAGAAGTCGAGGCTGTAGTTATTTCTGGTTCACGTCGAATAAGACGTTGAATTCTTTTCACAACTAACTCCCTTCTTTGACCGGTACCAAACTAATTTTTTCGGCTTTAGCCAATTTTAACTGATCAAAGACCCTGATCATCGTCTGATACTTTGCCGTCCGATAGACCTTAAGGGCAATTACTAAGTCCGGATTTTTTTGTAGCTCCTCTTCAACAATTCCTTTAACACTAGGAATATCGACAATTTGATCTCGAATCAAAACTTCGCCTTGAGGATTTACCGCAATCGTTAGAATGTTTTCACTTTTTATTTTAACTTCTTGCCCTTTCTCGGGCAAAACTATTTTAAGGCCTTTCTCGCGGGAAAATATCGAGGTGGTCATAAAGAAAATGATGATTAAGAACGCAATATCACCCATCGATGCTGTAGGAATCTGAGTTCTGATTTCCTTTCGTTCTCGCAATCGCATATTTTTATTGTTTAGGAGTGCAAACAAACTTTTCTGCTAAATAATCAATTAAAGTTGATGCGGCGGTTTCCATATCTCGAGTGTAAGAATTAATCTTACTCTGGATTAAAATAAAGATAATTGAAAGAGGCGCTGCAATAATTAAACCCCACTTGGTAGTAATTAACGCTTCAGAAATACCGCTCGCCACAACCGTAGGTTCAACCTCGCCAACCGCGGCAACAGCCGCAAATGCTCGGATCATTCCGGTCACAGTTCCTAAAAACCCGAAAAACGGTGCTACGGTGATAATTCCACCTAAGAGGTTCATACCGCGATCTAAAAATGAAAGCTCGCTGGCTGAAGCTTTAATTATCGCGTCCTCCATCAGCGCTCGACCACCACTGGCTTTTTCTAATGCTGCTTTTAGAACTCTCGCAACCGGCGATGTAGTCTTGTTGCACATTTCAACTCCTGCATTTATACCGCTAGCTTCGATGGTCTTAATTAGGTTTGTAACAAAAGTTTTGGCATTAAGACGCATTTTTACAAAAATCGTGTAGATACGCTCAATAATAAGCGCTAACGCGAGCACAATGCAGGCCAATAAAAACCACATTATGCCGCCACCGGCTTGAAATTCATGTATCATTGTGCCTCCTTACTATATATAGTTTTGCTCATAACACACATAAAACACCATAATAATTTAACAAATCTTATTGATTTGTCAAGAGTAAATTTTTCGTATAAGCAAAAATTCTTATTGACAAATAGAAGAGTTTTGTTAAAATTTTATCTAAAAATGGGGCAGTAGCTCAGTTGGGAGAGCACCTGAATCGCACTCAGGAGGTCGGCGGTTCGAATCCGCTCTGCTCCATACTACTAACTAGTCGAAAATGATATTACCAAAGCGTATTTTTTTAACAAAAGGTGTTGGCAGACACCGTGATAAACTCTCAAGTTTTGAAGCGGCGCTTCGAGATGCGGGGATCGAACGATTTAATCTTGTTCGGGTATCAAGTATTTTACCCCCGGGATGTAAATTCATTCCGAAAACTAAAGGTTTACAATACCTTACCCCCGGAGAAATAGTATTCTGTGTCTTAGCCGAAAATGCAACTAACGAACCACACAGATTGATTTCAGCGTCGATCGGGGTTGCGGTTCCTAAAGATCCTGCTCAATACGGTTATCTCTCAGAATACCATTCTTTTGGCGAAACCGAGGCCAAGGCTGGAGACTATGCCGAGGACCTCGCGGCAACAATGCTGGCAACTACCTTAGGGGTGGAATTTGATCCGAATGCTAGCTGGGACGAGCGTAAGGAAATCTGGAAAATCTCAGGCAAAATTGTTCGAACTATGAACATAACCCAAACAGCAATTGGCGATAAACGCGGTTGGTGGACTACAGTTGTTGCCGCAGCAATTCTTATTCCTTAAAATGCTAATAAAGCTTGGTGATTTTGGTTCTATAATAATAGTGCCCTAAAATTTGACGATACGAATAACCCCGACGCGCCATGGCTAATGCGCCATATTGACACAAACCGATGCCGTGTCCCCAGCCTTTACCATCGATTTCTAAACTATCACCAATTTTTTTAATTGTAAAAAAAGTTGAACGTAAATTAAGCGCTTTGCGTACGGCGTCGCCCGAAATCTTATATTCTTTGTCGGCGGTAAACTTTAAATAATTCAGTCGCTCACTTGTTTTATCAAAAATTGCTTCGGGTATAAAATAAAACTTATATCCAACACCCGCCAAGTAGAGTATTGTATCTAAAAATGCTTGATAACTTAATTTCACTTTCCAACGATAATAAGGCGAATCGGAACAAAAGGGAATTTGGTGTTTAGAATGCCTGGGTGCGTCAACAATTGATTTCAAATAAGGATAACGTCCATTTGCTGTTTTACCGCCGCAACAAGCGTGGTACTGGGCGAAAGCTATATTGTTGTCGTATTTCAAGACCTCACCCCGAGTCGCATCAACCGCTAATTTTGCCAATCGATATTCACGTTCTACACCCCGGTATTCTTGGTCATACATATATGACCCATAAATATCAAAATCATCTCGGCGCCCAAGCATGGTATAGACATAGCTTCGGGCGCAAACCGCTAAAGCCTTTAAGGCCTCAAACTCAGCCTCTTTAGCTAACCCAAGCTCGCAGCTAACAACGCCATATAGATATTTTTCAACGGGTAAAATATTAATTGCCGTGAGCGAACTGCTTGTGTAAAATCGGTGTTTAACATTTTTCTTTACTTGAATTTTAGAATGGTAACCTGTAAGTTTTTTTAAATGTGTCCCAATTTTTATATTTCCTTGACTTTCTAATAAGATTTCATTTTTATCGGTTAGTAGCGGTTTTTTAGTTAATGATAAAAGTATGACACTATCAGATTTTACTGTCACTAATAAATAGGTATTTGGTCTAATCAACTTGGTTACCTGTAAACTATTAGATACCAACAGCGCGCTATCCGAAATAACGTACATTGTATCAGTATCCCAAATTACAGCAACTCTAATGATTGGTTCTTTAACTTCGTGCATCCTGATTCGAATTTCGGTCCGGCGGCAGCAAAAATTATAAGTCGTAAATGTTATAAATAAAGTAACTAACAAAAAAAACGGCAATCGTTGCACAATTTAGTATATTTTTTAATTACAATAAACTCAAGGTTCTATTTTTCTCTTTACAAATCGATTATTTTTAATAATAATATTTATTATGCCTTACCGAATTGAAAAAATAGCTGAAACTATAAAATGTGCCGTTGCAGAAATTATTTTGACTGATCTTCAGGACCCGATGTTTAATTTTGTAACCATTACTGGAATTAAATTGAGCAACGATCTTAGACAAGCTACCCTGTATTTCTATACTTTTGCTGAAAATGTAAATAACGCAGTAGTGTTAGCTCATTTAAATCATGCTGCTAATTTTATTAGAAATCGCCTTAGAGAAAAGGTGATTATGCGATATATTCCCCAACTTGATTTTAAGCTTGATGAACTTGTCGTCGAAGAAAAAAGACTTTCGGAACTGTTGCGACGTATAAAAAGTTCTAATGGAGTCTAAAATTTCTGACACCATTAAACTCACCGATCTAGATAATATAAAAGTTAAGTTGCGCGGCATTCTACCGATAATTAAACCGTCGGGTATTACCTCTTATGACTGCATTCGTCGCCTTAAGCAACTTTTTAAAAACACCAAATTAGGCCATGCGGGAACATTGGATCCTATTGCGAGTGGTGTACTTTTAATACTCTTTAACGAAGCTACCAAACTCGCACCTTATCTTTTAATGCATGACAAAGAATATGAAGCAACATTTAGGCTTGGAATTACCACCGATACTGACGATATCACCGGTCAAATCTTAAAAGTACAACCGGTGCCGCAATTGAGCGAAGACACTCTTAAAAAACATCTAGCAACTTTTCTCGGAACTCAAAAACAAAGTCCACCTAAATTTTCGGCAATTAAAATTCGGGGACGAAAAAGTTACGAATTGGCCCGCAAGGGAATTAGTGTTGAGTTACCACAACGGATCATAACTATCAAGTCTTTAGAGCTTGTTAGTTTTGCTCCTCCTCTAGTTCGAATAAGAACCTTAGTAACGAAGGGCACGTATATTCGAGCCTTAGTGCGCGATATCGGCGAAAAGTTAAATTGCGGAGCATGTTTAGAGAATCTCGTCCGAACTAAAATCTCTTCTTTCACGATCGAAAATGCAATTCCTTTAAATGAAATAAATTATGAAAATGTCATCAACGGACTAATCGCACCTTTTGATGCATTACCCGGGCTCCCCTCATTAATTTTAACAAACCATGAGTTAAAAAAATTAGCTAATGGCTTAAAAATCAAAAAACCCTTGCCATATAATCCGAATACCACAATTCGGCTTACCGATGAAAAGCAAAGGGTTTTTATTATCGCTAAATACACAGAAGAAACAATCCATCCCGAACGGTTAATTTATGCTGATCTATAACCTGGCACCCAACAAAAGTTATCCTGATTATTTCTCGTCAATTATTACTATCGGTAGCTTTGATGGAATCCACCGCGGTCACGACAAAATCATCAAAGAAACTAAGAAATTAGCCAAACAAAAAGGCAAGCCCTGGGGCATAATTACCTTTAGCCCAACCCCCCAGGTTCTTTTATACCGAGATTTTCGATTTCTTCTCACGACCGATGAAGAGAAATGGATAATTTTAGAAAAGTATTCTCCTTCGTTCGTAGGAATAATAAAATTTACCCGTAAAATTCAGAATTTAATGCCAGAAGGGTTTTTTGTAAATTATATAGTAAAACCTCTACGGCCCCAACTTGTCGTTGTTGGACCTGATCATCGCTTTGGCAAAAATAGCAGCGGCGACATTAAGCTACTTAAAAAATTAGAAGTAAAATACAAGTTTACTCTAAAAATTCTACGACATTATAAATATCATCGAATCCCAGTACAGTCAACTAGAATTCGCGAGCTTTTAATTTTGGGTAACATCAAACGCGCTAATGAACTTTTAGGCAGATATTATTCGCTAATTGGTACTATCAAGGCTGGCCACGGTATAGCCCGTAAACTAGGATTTCCAACCATTAATATTCAAATTAAAAACAAATACAAGCTTATTCCTCCTGATGGCGTCTATTTTATTAGGGCTGGCCTTCTAAATAAAATCTATTATGGAGTCATGCATATCGGAATATCTCCAACCGTTTCAGAATTATTTAGAGTCCCCAAGCGAAGAAAAATTGAGGTTTACTTATTAAATTACCGGGCAAATGAAAAAATCAACTTGTACGGTCAAAAAATTTCTTTAGAAATAATTGATCGCCTTAGGGAAGAAAGAAAATTTAGTAATACAGAAGACTTACAAAAACAGATAGCAAAAGACGTAAGCCAAGCTTATAAACTGATTTATGGATGAAAAACGGTATTGGTAAAAAAACATTGTGGCTTGTTTATGCCTCACGAAAAGGTGGGCATACCTATCCGACTTATGCGCTACTATCTTATTTAAAAACCAACTATGCACATCTTTTTGATGCTCGAGCAATAAACCTGTTGGAGCACTCATTCTGGATGTCTTCATTAGAAATAGTCGGGCGGTATGGAGATCTTAAATTTCGAAAATTATGGCGATTTGGTTATAAAAGTCTCCGAGCCGAAAGCAAGTGGTTTTTAAAAATTTGGGAAAAGTCTGAAAGGTTGTTGTTTTACTTTGACAATATTGTTAATACCTTATTTAAAAAATTTCCTACACCTGATCTAATAGTATCCTTTCAACCCGAACTTAACGCTATAGCGGATTATTTTAAAAAATACTTTTTAGGTCAGTGGCATACCGTAATAATCGACCTTTGTCTTCATGGACTTTGGGTTAATAGGGCGGTTGATTTTTATTATGTGTATAATGAAGAGATGAAACAAATGTTACTAAACAAAAATTTCAATACGGATCAAATACTTGTTTCAGGAATTCCGCTACGTTCTCAATTTTATGAGGTTATTACAAAATCACCAAGTGAAATCCGGTCCCAATTGGGCATTTTCCCAAATTTACCAACTATCTTGATTATAGGGGGACTCCTTGGAACAATGGTTAACTTTGCAGAGGTGGTTAGTAAAATTTTGAATTTAAAGTACCCTTGTCAACTTTTAGTCGTCACGGGTAAAAATATTCGTGCTCAGCAACAACTTGTAGAAATTAAAACAAAATTAAAA
The window above is part of the candidate division WOR-3 bacterium genome. Proteins encoded here:
- a CDS encoding MotA/TolQ/ExbB proton channel family protein, whose amino-acid sequence is MIHEFQAGGGIMWFLLACIVLALALIIERIYTIFVKMRLNAKTFVTNLIKTIEASGINAGVEMCNKTTSPVARVLKAALEKASGGRALMEDAIIKASASELSFLDRGMNLLGGIITVAPFFGFLGTVTGMIRAFAAVAAVGEVEPTVVASGISEALITTKWGLIIAAPLSIIFILIQSKINSYTRDMETAASTLIDYLAEKFVCTPKQ
- a CDS encoding biopolymer transporter ExbD, with protein sequence MKRIQRLIRREPEITTASTSDIAFLLIIFFMLTTVFRTEVGLKLTLPKALATERILKRRNVAHVWLDRAGRISINDNLLDLNGVIAVTRGKLDDNPELIMVVRADEEVEYGKVSDILEALREAGALKITFATEFAKR
- a CDS encoding T9SS type A sorting domain-containing protein, producing the protein MRKIWLLAIVIGALLYATNNNLTKVQTVLPNIEDNRTNLGVANVANSNSTELMPIIGRQDVVGYTTYDWQYNGPVYSHCRYCPTTGVEGLHCYWMFSNFNPATDRNQRYNFYDFTTRTWNWPNEGINVYSSRSGFGSFDYDPVTGCGVGLTHQSVGGVLTPVAANDIMPGGGLFQYSNGPSGYQWPAVAVSNNQALHVACVDATSQDSLWYTRCQPWGTWSTPIRIHSEGSAPLFPDHNIAASKTSNKVVILWECSEDPYPERAFYRVSLDGGLTWQPEVQLPFPPSMYGVNPCYHISSLFAMFDNQDNLRIVASVMHYEGTSGYTIPSQIWLYSPQSGNPNPWTLIHHYDADTLNAPVGYNATFACRPSIVQAADGKFYVAWEQFDSLNYEPTTSLARADIWVAEVSNNGQTVTRKGRITDPNTTSKRFPCVGGVKDDTVFVQYVIDSVAGFELYSQGPTTRNPVVLHRFHRNSLPAAIEENSSLLTYTFSLKSISPNPTSSKTTITYSIPARSYVDLTVYDILGRPIKNLVSGTQGPGEATVTWDGRDANGDLVGHGVYFINLSTPTARASSKVIRTN
- a CDS encoding biopolymer transporter ExbD, yielding MRLRERKEIRTQIPTASMGDIAFLIIIFFMTTSIFSREKGLKIVLPEKGQEVKIKSENILTIAVNPQGEVLIRDQIVDIPSVKGIVEEELQKNPDLVIALKVYRTAKYQTMIRVFDQLKLAKAEKISLVPVKEGS
- a CDS encoding TonB-dependent receptor, with the translated sequence MNKIFVVISILLIILGLNLVFAGETGRIIGRVIDADTKQPLVGVNIIIEGTPLGAATDNNGFYLITNVPAGLHTIVASYVGYEPVRMSDVLVISDQTITVNFTLRSTVIPVGAVEVSAERPLIVRTQAATQRVITKDEFDRLPVASLGAIVNLSAGVVQSPTYGTHLRGGRPDEIVYFVDGIATTDPLYGYSAARINPQATAEVLVISGGFDAEYGEAMSGIVSVVTREGRDNFSLRAKYTSDAFLPEPVNFGYNRAEVSIGGPLPINKMKYFLSGEVFIAEDYAPRKFKLPHQNRQDYKVTTKLTYIPQKLTGLKLTTDGFLSREQWEQYPSEREGSGALNHIGFKYHLDHFLSRQERVRKAGLSVNHMISKNTFYTIRYGYFWDERVIAVRDLEKERALGYTFGWKFWQDYQFKALDAVRADTTERTISGILPGYQQQRNNVVNNPFGVSNLFYGVGDYRYFLFHGSRVHTIKGDLTHNIGKVHEFKTGFELRNNFLFRRYNSLPWDPNPFYDFYNYRPVNLAVFIQDRMDFEDLVVRVGVRLDYLDPKAYKRANPTNIEDPTMVRAQIKYKFSPRLGISFPIGEKAKFRFSYGHFYQTPAYRYLFDNITQLAYSRGNMIIGNPDLRAQQTVAYEVGSEVLLSTVTALDFTAYYKDIYDLIGIRFIPAVPTGYYPICNEEYGNVRGIEIGLIKQLANYWSGRLSYGLSYAKGTASYGYEYYYERYAYGVDPVSGREMEPPKREYTLDFDERHSLKLDLGVDLPADYFIVLARNLKATMLFNYGSGLPYTPREAELRQGLNSGRRTGEKNSLRMPPRWSTDLKLVKGITIGKIKFNLTCDIINLFDTKNIEWVYGYTGRPDDDGNAYTYATRPINPNDDVTLLYSSYHPARDINSNGIVDDYEEYVSYLTAWRDFVNNPMNYGAPRQIRFGIDFEF
- a CDS encoding energy transducer TonB produces the protein MNRTFDWDSYYGLAVRISTVIALALVNIVFLVLPKEFVYKAYELKKEVATIAEELPPELEKLAEPPPVERPKLPVAAETPEEVEATTIEKTEFQEIIKKPTETDIPIVPFWSVEVKPQPVNIPKPNYPELAKQAGIEGDVVVKALVDVDGRIIDVEIQKSSGNSSLDQAALEAARNAVFTPAKQRDQYVRVWVSIPFKFRLK